The Eleutherodactylus coqui strain aEleCoq1 chromosome 6, aEleCoq1.hap1, whole genome shotgun sequence genome window below encodes:
- the LOC136571933 gene encoding olfactory receptor 5AR1-like has product MELNLTVSPRFILLGLSTDPQLKVIFFLIVLIMYLMTISGNLVLIIVVRINPALHSPMYFFLTNLAIIDISFSSSVVPVLLRNTLAKDKSISFLGCATQMYVSLALGATECLLLAVMAYDRFAAICKPLHYNTIMNKTLCFYLAVGSLSVELIDSGVQVFLTFQLSFCNCLNINNYFCEVPAFIRMSCGDTFVLELYQYITVAIIVMCAFFLTLISYARIISSILKISSSQGRQKSFSTCTSHLTVVSIYYGTLLFVYLQPQSKKYCHYSNETDMVLPILYTAVTPMLNPFIYSVRNKDVKSTLINLLKRKQYY; this is encoded by the coding sequence ATGGAACTAAACCTAACTGTTTCACCTAGGTTCATCTTGCTTGGGTTATCTACTGACCCTCAACTAAAAGTTATTTTCTTCCTCATTGTTTTGATAATGTATTTAATGACTATATCAGGAAACCTTGTGCTGATTATCGTTGTGAGGATCAATCCAGCTCTACACAGCCCTATGTACTTTTTTTTGACCAACCTCGCCATCATTGAcatctccttctcctcttccgtCGTTCCCGTCCTCCTGAGGAACACCCTagcaaaagacaaaagtatttccTTTTTGGGTTGTGCTACACAGATGTATGTGTCCTTAGCTTTGGGTGCAACAGAATGCTTATTACTTGCCGTCATGGCCTATGATAGATTTGCCGCTATTTGTAAACCTTTGCATTATAACACCATAATGAATAAGACCTTGTGTTTTTACTTAGCTGTGGGATCATTGAGTGTTGAATTAATTGACTCAGGTGTGCAGGTGTTTCTCACATTTCAACTTTCATTCTGCAATTGTCTCAACATCAACAACTACTTTTGTGAGGTACCTGCTTTCATCCGAATGTCTTGTGGAGATACCTTTGTTCTTGAATTATATCAATACATCACTGTAGCAATTATTGTTATGTGTGCTTTCTTCTTGACTCTAATATCATATGCCCGTATTATCTCCAGTATTCTGAAGATTTCTTCATCACAAGGGAGGCAGAAATCCTTCTCCACGTGTACCTCTCATCTCACTGTCGTTTCCATTTACTACGGGACACTTTTGTTTGTGTATCTACAACCCCAGTCAAAAAAATATTGTCATTACTCTAATGAAACAGACATGGTCTTGCCAATTCTTTATACAGCAGTAACTCCAATGTTAAACCCATTTATATACAGTGTGAGGAACAAGGATGTGAAAAGCACCCTCATCAATCTACTGAAGAGGAAGCAATATTACTGA
- the LOC136633433 gene encoding uncharacterized protein isoform X2 → MLQYPNHIIIFGILGVMCSVFAVGDAWTPGIRVNDTGRNDYSWGWRNSTRTRKQDNFTCEANQKCYIVNITFDGTIWSGNPLSHISSTYRPSYALHKATGQINITSLVKVSCCQRPKELPYLNYSLVIQYVQNCTNTGVQFSFPLNETEVITCGNATEIENRAMWGQFLVFVNINASKIDPGHIKRVPSTCRLVGRDAQKTVIQASVQFPPSRTCPTKRSRRAWYDTLLGGYGALSGTINGFDIETLANRMHNAGSGIKDVLTLQANWMPTIWQPFSMQTDVDTIMLDLQDASNRFSYEINSNISNYVNWSICTLQTIYQQQQKNTLQTMLMTGNEQVWRTVFNQTITETDWIQLEAQKMVCNDILCKGTIFIYNVTKKNVMCKFVVLPLLIGVPEDMHFWVPRFNGIYIDDQNRTHDLSLCDDTLEGTICKVQSAVYEPCLLQNTINVCEWTVLPLTFKMMVEIAPQEVCLASNHPVVPGMVVPFSGCLRNVSALVWENETFVLLPERDKTVAVNWQPLPLNVSNWDLNLTKFKKLLEDTEEVQQHIKLLNRSLATHIVSTTVIAGKIVKMGSAIADATSHHWYDIFMGYSSSAQTTLNWLIHPVLVLAIVVILLSLWNCFMAYKVFCRKPKVLMVSYGK, encoded by the exons atgctacaatatccg aatcacataatcatttttggaatccttggcgtcatgtgttcggtgttcgcagtaggtgatgcgtggacgccagggatccgcgtcaatgacaccggaaggaatgactattcgtggggctggaggaattcaacccgaaccaggaagcaagacaacttcacttgtgaagccaaccagaaatgttatatcgtgaatattacctttgatgggactatctggagtggaaatccattatcgcatataagttcgacctaccgtccttcatatgcactgcataaggcaacgggacaaataaacattacgtcacttgtgaaagtgtcctgctgtcagagaccaaaagagttgccatatctcaattactccctggtgatacaatatgttcagaattgtacaaatacgggagtgcagttttcatttcccttaaatgagacagaagtaattacgtgtgggaatgcaacggagatcgagaatcgggccatgtggggccagttcctggtattcgtgaacattaatgcttctaaaatagatcctggacatataaaaagggttccatccacctgtcgcctggtgggacgagatgctcaaaagactgttatacaagcctccgtgcagtttccaccctcaaggacttgtcctaccaagcgttcccgtcgagcttggtatgataccttactcggaggctacggagcgctttctgggactattaatggttttgatatagagactttagctaatcgaatgcataacgcgggaagtggtattaaagatgtgctcacattgcaggctaactggatgcccactatatggcagccctttagtatgcaaacggatgtggacacaataatgcttgatttgcaagatgcatctaataggttttcatatgaaataaattctaacatatctaattatgttaattggtcaatatgtaccttgcagaccatttatcagcaacaacaaaagaacacacttcaaactatgctcatgactggcaatgagcaggtgtggaggaccgtgttcaatcagactataactgagactgattggatacagttggaggcgcagaaaatggtttgcaatgatatattatgtaaagggaccatattcatatacaatgttactaaaaagaatgtgatgtgtaagtttgtagttctccccttacttataggtgttccagaagatatgcatttctgggtacccagatttaacgggatttacattgatgaccaaaatagaactcatgatttatcattgtgtgatgatacattagaagggaccatatgcaaggtccaatcggctgtttatgaaccatgcttattacaaaatacgatcaatgtatgtgaatggactgtgctgccactcacttttaagatgatggttgaaatagccccacaggaggtatgtttggcaagtaatcatcctgttgtacctgggatggttgtcccattttcaggatgcttgcgaaacgtatctgcacttgtttgggaaaatgagacctttgtgttattacctgaacgagacaagacagtggctgtcaattggcaaccactgcctttaaatgtgtcaaattgggatctaaatttgaccaaattcaaaaagttgttagaagacacagaagaagtacagcaacatattaaattgcttaatagatctttggcaacgcatattgtaagtactactgtaatagctggcaaaattgtaaagatgggatcggctattgctgatgccacgtcacaccattggtatgacatctttatgggttattcatcatctgcacaaaccactcttaattggctaatacatcctgttttggtattggccatagttgtaatacttttatcgctatggaattgtttcatggcatataaggtattctgtagaaaaccaaaagttttaatggtatcatacggcaaatag
- the LOC136633433 gene encoding uncharacterized protein isoform X1, giving the protein MASRYSFLGSPKKWTLGREGHLQNHIIIFGILGVMCSVFAVGDAWTPGIRVNDTGRNDYSWGWRNSTRTRKQDNFTCEANQKCYIVNITFDGTIWSGNPLSHISSTYRPSYALHKATGQINITSLVKVSCCQRPKELPYLNYSLVIQYVQNCTNTGVQFSFPLNETEVITCGNATEIENRAMWGQFLVFVNINASKIDPGHIKRVPSTCRLVGRDAQKTVIQASVQFPPSRTCPTKRSRRAWYDTLLGGYGALSGTINGFDIETLANRMHNAGSGIKDVLTLQANWMPTIWQPFSMQTDVDTIMLDLQDASNRFSYEINSNISNYVNWSICTLQTIYQQQQKNTLQTMLMTGNEQVWRTVFNQTITETDWIQLEAQKMVCNDILCKGTIFIYNVTKKNVMCKFVVLPLLIGVPEDMHFWVPRFNGIYIDDQNRTHDLSLCDDTLEGTICKVQSAVYEPCLLQNTINVCEWTVLPLTFKMMVEIAPQEVCLASNHPVVPGMVVPFSGCLRNVSALVWENETFVLLPERDKTVAVNWQPLPLNVSNWDLNLTKFKKLLEDTEEVQQHIKLLNRSLATHIVSTTVIAGKIVKMGSAIADATSHHWYDIFMGYSSSAQTTLNWLIHPVLVLAIVVILLSLWNCFMAYKVFCRKPKVLMVSYGK; this is encoded by the exons atggcttcaaggtacagctttttgggctcaccaaaaaagtggacacttgggagagaaggccacttacag aatcacataatcatttttggaatccttggcgtcatgtgttcggtgttcgcagtaggtgatgcgtggacgccagggatccgcgtcaatgacaccggaaggaatgactattcgtggggctggaggaattcaacccgaaccaggaagcaagacaacttcacttgtgaagccaaccagaaatgttatatcgtgaatattacctttgatgggactatctggagtggaaatccattatcgcatataagttcgacctaccgtccttcatatgcactgcataaggcaacgggacaaataaacattacgtcacttgtgaaagtgtcctgctgtcagagaccaaaagagttgccatatctcaattactccctggtgatacaatatgttcagaattgtacaaatacgggagtgcagttttcatttcccttaaatgagacagaagtaattacgtgtgggaatgcaacggagatcgagaatcgggccatgtggggccagttcctggtattcgtgaacattaatgcttctaaaatagatcctggacatataaaaagggttccatccacctgtcgcctggtgggacgagatgctcaaaagactgttatacaagcctccgtgcagtttccaccctcaaggacttgtcctaccaagcgttcccgtcgagcttggtatgataccttactcggaggctacggagcgctttctgggactattaatggttttgatatagagactttagctaatcgaatgcataacgcgggaagtggtattaaagatgtgctcacattgcaggctaactggatgcccactatatggcagccctttagtatgcaaacggatgtggacacaataatgcttgatttgcaagatgcatctaataggttttcatatgaaataaattctaacatatctaattatgttaattggtcaatatgtaccttgcagaccatttatcagcaacaacaaaagaacacacttcaaactatgctcatgactggcaatgagcaggtgtggaggaccgtgttcaatcagactataactgagactgattggatacagttggaggcgcagaaaatggtttgcaatgatatattatgtaaagggaccatattcatatacaatgttactaaaaagaatgtgatgtgtaagtttgtagttctccccttacttataggtgttccagaagatatgcatttctgggtacccagatttaacgggatttacattgatgaccaaaatagaactcatgatttatcattgtgtgatgatacattagaagggaccatatgcaaggtccaatcggctgtttatgaaccatgcttattacaaaatacgatcaatgtatgtgaatggactgtgctgccactcacttttaagatgatggttgaaatagccccacaggaggtatgtttggcaagtaatcatcctgttgtacctgggatggttgtcccattttcaggatgcttgcgaaacgtatctgcacttgtttgggaaaatgagacctttgtgttattacctgaacgagacaagacagtggctgtcaattggcaaccactgcctttaaatgtgtcaaattgggatctaaatttgaccaaattcaaaaagttgttagaagacacagaagaagtacagcaacatattaaattgcttaatagatctttggcaacgcatattgtaagtactactgtaatagctggcaaaattgtaaagatgggatcggctattgctgatgccacgtcacaccattggtatgacatctttatgggttattcatcatctgcacaaaccactcttaattggctaatacatcctgttttggtattggccatagttgtaatacttttatcgctatggaattgtttcatggcatataaggtattctgtagaaaaccaaaagttttaatggtatcatacggcaaatag
- the LOC136571934 gene encoding olfactory receptor 5AR1-like, translated as MEQLNLTVSPRFILLGLSTDPQLKVIFFLIFLIMYLMTISGNLLLITVVRINPALHSPMYFFLTNLAIIDISYSSSVVPVLLRNTLAEDRSISFLGCATQMYVSLTLGGTECTLLAIMAYDRFAAICRPLHYNTIMNKTLCFYLAVGSLGVQLIDSILQVSITLQLSFCNCRNISNYFCEIPAFLRISCGDTVVNVLVVYVIAGIFIMCAFLLILISYAHIIFSILKMASSQGRQKSFSTCASHLTAVSLFYGTLMSMYLQPHSKKNCHYSNERDKLLPILYTAVIPMLNPFIYSVRNKDVKNTLINLLKSKLYHKSSGPKHLFPWAQISTNF; from the coding sequence ATGGAACAGCTAAACCTAACTGTTTCACCTAGGTTCATCTTACTTGGGTTATCCACTGACCCTCAACTGAAAGTAATTTTTTTCCTCATATTTTTGATAATGTATTTAATGACTATATCAGGAAACCTTCTGCTGATCACCGTTGTGAGGATCAATCCAGCTCTACACAGCCCCATGTACTTTTTTTTGACCAACCTCGCCATCATTGACATCTCCTACTCCTCTTCCGTCGTTCCCGTCCTCCTAAGGAACACCTTAGCAGAAGACAGAAGTATTTCCTTTTTAGGTTGTGCAACACAGATGTATGTCTCCTTAACTTTGGGAGGAACAGAATGCACATTACTTGCCATCATGGCCTATGATAGATTTGCCGCTATTTGTAGACCTTTGCATTATAACACCATAATGAATAAGACCTTGTGTTTTTACTTAGCTGTGGGATCATTAGGTGTTCAGTTAATTGACTCTATTCTGCAGGTGTCTATCACATTGCAACTTTCTTTCTGCAATTGTCGCAACATCAGCAACTACTTTTGTGAGATACCCGCTTTCTTACGAATATCTTGTGGAGATACCGTTGTTAATGTATTAGTTGTATACGTTATTGCAGGAATTTTTATTATGTGTGCTTTCTTATTGATTCTAATATCATATGCCCACATTATTTTCAGTATTCTGAAGATGGCTTCATCACAAGGGAGACAGAAATCCTTCTCCACGTGTGCCTCTCACCTCACTGCCGTCTCCCTCTTCTATGGGACACTTATGTCTATGTATCTACAGCCTCACTCGAAAAAAAATTGTCACTACTCTAATGAAAGAGACAAGCTATTGCCTATTCTTTATACAGCAGTTATTCCAATGTTAAACCCATTTATATATAGTGTGAGGAACAAGGATGTGAAAAACACCCTCATCAATCTACTGAAGAGTAAGCTATATCACAAAAGTAGTGGACCTAAACATTTATTCCCTTGGGCCCAGATCTCCACAAATTTCTAG